CCATGTAAAGAAGactaataataaacataaaaattataaaaacGTTATTATAATCAAAGAGAAAGGTAATAATCacaataatattcataataataataataataatgatgatgtgaattcttttttctttatgaagaaagaaaaaaattgcaattatttaaaatatataagaaatgATTTATTACAAAAACAAATACAAGAAAAAGAACAAGGAGGAGAATATTCTCTtgtatatgttttattatttttttatcatctaACAACAagatttataaaaatatatgacTACACTTGTGATTTGTATAACATggttttttttaaaaaatttttattatataaaataataaaagaaaaaaaacatttaaacaataaacatataaataatattaaaaaattatcacTACAAAATAAACATACAGATATAAATGCTTTTACAAATAATGTTATAACAGATAATCATTcaaaatgtttttataacaCACACTTTTTTAATCTTGTcaaaaataatttctttttatatattaatatagacaaaaatattttgaacGTCCTTTTTAATAACGAATTACAAatgtttttaaataataaaaatttaaactacaaaaatttatatcacatgttaatatataattcgaacaataaatataatcaatttaatatacgacttcttttatataaagttatttttaaaaatattatgaaatatatattatgtttaaaatatgataataaagataataatcataataataataataataataataatcataataatcataataatcataataatcataataatcataataatcataataatgattattattataaatatgaaaaaaataaaaatttaaagCAAACACaaataaacaatatatatgacAATACTAATAAGAACGATAATGTAGACAAGAATTATTTTAACATGCATAATATCATTTATctatttaataaaaaaaatacaaataaatttaaatcCTTACATATTAAGGAATATCAAATTAATAAGAATCAaattaatgatataattatgagacatgataaaaatacatttattattcttaaaCATTTAGATTTTTTGGATTTACATAAAGACAAGtctaattttttatttgataaaaatataattaatttaattatgTATCAACTAACGAGTGAAACTATTAATATTCtaaaacatttatatacatgtaattcaaaaacaaacaaacaaacaaataataaagatcATGTTAATCCATCTATTTATTATCTTACAAACAATATAAACcttttaattattatcttaAAAAGTATGCTTAATCTaattaattcatttattcaaattattaatatgaacaatgcaggtaaaaaaaaatgcactttaatatatcataaacaaaaaagaGAGTGTGTTTTATTTTCTCAAGAATATCATAAcgaaataaaaaatgaaaacaCGACAACAAAACAAATATTGAAGGAGGAAATATATTTAGATTATGTAGATggatttaataaaaattgtatgaaaaaaaaaaattttcatatCATCAAAAAGATATTCAAATtgtatattcatattataaaaacagaatataaaaataaaagtaacACAAATTACAATGATAAGAAACTTTATTTAGATATGAACGAAATTATAGAATTAggaaaaataattatttttgtttttaattttatcatcttttatattattaacaaCATAAAGGATACTAATATAATACATGTCAATATGGATGCACATGTAGTAAAgaatttgaaaaaaaaaagatacaagaaaatattttgtgATATTCATAatctttataatttattaaaagataaaaaatatttaacTTGTTcaaatgaattaaaaaaaaaactctttaaattttataaacattATCATGCTGTAAATCAAAGAGTTAACAGTAAAATGAATGATAAGAATTATTTTGCTTCTTTTGTtcaatataattatttagaaaaaaataaaataaaatatctcaaaatttcaaaaaaaatatttatacattttaaaaGCTTAACACCAGCTATTATATGGAGTAGTAAtatagaagaaaatgaatctaatgatgataatcatattattcaaaaaaataataattttatgatACCAATTCAAGATAATCAAgaagataatattatcttaTCTGCTACTTCGTTGTTAGATATACTAGCAGATGATAccaataataatataacagaaaataataatcataaagaaaatgataatatgaatgaggatgaaaaaaaaaaaaaaaaaaaaagtgatttaaaaaaaaaaaaaaatcatacagatttattttatgatgttacatcattattaaaatgtttaaaaattaatttaaaaaaacaaagTGCACAATCAGTTATAAAATCGATCTACTATTTGTTATATTCATTAGTAGTCTTGTCAAAAAAAGTAAAGATGATATtgaaacaaaaaaatattgtgGAAGGGTGTGAAACGAATCTCAGTGATGTTGAAGAAAGTGATCAAAAGGATCAAAATGGACAGGTccataaaaaaaataatattttagaTGATAATGAAACGGTGcataaaaaagataatatttcagatgatgataaaagggtacataaaaaagataatatttcagatgataatattttagaTGATGAAGAAAGTTCAGATGCTTCTCTTAATAGTGATGATTATTCtgaagaagaagaagaagaaaagaaaaaaagaaaatcGATAAgttctatatatattgaagatatgaaaaatttagaaaaacgtattgtacatataatatatacatttaaagtattaaaagatatagAAATGAAAGATATagataaattaaatatatcaatagaaaaatatttatataaaattataacaataataattaaagaaaaaaagaatttagAAATATTACGTATGTGTTTGAAATGTTTAGAATGTTATCATAATATAGAAAGTAAAATAATAcaagataaaaaaaaaaattttgtaattaattatttgtttgagttaatacaaataatatatcacATTCCAAAATTGAAAgaatattattcaaaatatttaaatatattttttaaaagttCATTTGtaagatatattaatataaacgaaatttttaatggttcatataatttttattttgagTCTATATTAAATAGATTTATATCAGATGTAGATCTtaatgattatattaataataataataataaaaaaaaaataaataatatgaatttacaacaaaaagaatatataactaacaaatttattaatattataaaagaaaccaataaaaaaatttatgtaatgaaagatgaaaattatcttaattatttaaatataataaaaaataaagatgCAAATAATATTAGCACATTGACTACATTTTCTCTTAATGAATTATCTCATGttatacaaaatatatatatacatttcAATCAAATATTAACAGATAATTATGCTTATgcatttaataaaaaagtaaatttaaatttattacttcttttaaaaaaaataacaaatatcttttttattaagcaaaataatattcaaatgtataaaaatcaatttttaaaatatctaTCAGAATTCTTAAAGTTTCAAACACGTCTAGATGAACAGTTGTCTACACAAAAAAtatctataaatataaatgaattcTTAAAAAAACTATCTCTATTAATACAAACCATAAAATCAATGAAAATCTCAGACCATGAAAAATTTAAGGTAAATGATATTAGACAAATTAGTAACACCAGTACGACCATTTCACTTTCTGAGCATATCAAATCAgccaaaaaaaaaaaacgaaAAAATACTAAAACTGgaattcatataaaaaagaagattAAGGTAGCAAAATGAGAAATCCAAAGGGGAGATAATtcattaaaataaaacCCACCTCAcgaaatatattatatattatataatatatattatatatcatcCCAGGTATTTTCAcacacaaatatataaataaataaataaatatatatatatatataatatatttttttatttttttttttttttattttattttatttttttttatcttatCAAAACAAATCATTGCAACATTTTTTCAAGAAATGTTATCACGTCATTGTCAAGAActattttttcttctctTTCAAATTTTTCAATATGTTTTCCTTTCcttaataaaattaaaaaaaaaaaaaaaaaaaaatatatatatatatatatatatattctgACTTGTTCAGgtaaaaatatgaaatgtacataaatattaaaatataggtaaataaaaaattattacCCGTTAATATctgatattaataatttcattttttcgaaagaatttatttgcattttattatcattgatgatatgaattttttcaagattatttttatgtttttcACAAGTCgaattaataaaagatataattTCATTTAGTTCTTTATCATGACAATCTGCATCACACTTAACACATTTTAtgtttgtttttttttcaatgACGGTTAGtaattctttaaataaatCTTTGACGTTCTAATAAATATGTGTATGAAagaagatatataaaattttgtGTGTATGTGAAGAGGTTGAAATTGTAAATGTAGCAAATTGAGTTGCTAAGAaaatcaatatataaaataaaagaatatataaataaaaatataatatatgagATATAAGTagaaataaagaattattatttatttcatttgtttttatgttatatataaaaataaataaataaatataaatatttatatatatatatatatatttatatatttatttaattttttgttacATTTGTGTAGTCctcataattattaattacATTTTCATCCTCCACAatacaatttttatatccttgattattataagatataaaaaaatagaGTTTATTTATACTATTATTGTCTTTTAAATTATGTATAAGAAATTGAAAGTTTTCAATGTTGAGATATGGAAGTTTAAGTGatatgatatttttatttaaagctgtaaaaataatatttttaatttcttgtgtatttatatatgtattttgtatatttaaatattctaaataatttttctctaaaattaataaaattttattaaatatcattttgcttattttattatttttaatatttaatcctatgatatttttattttcataaacactacacataatattaaacaaatttatttcattCAAGTTATTATAAGATATATCTAATACACCTTTAAAAGATTTATTGTCTTTTAGaatattacaaaaattTTCTATAACATCATAATCTAtcatttcatttttatgtacattattgtattttaattttaatttgttGTCAGAAAGTGTATTATTTCTAAGCTTGTCGCTCATAAGAATATACTTAGCAGTTAAAGAACTTTCTATCATATTTCaatgaaataaaagaaaaaataaaaataaaaataaaaatatatatatattatacatataaatgtttttttttttttNNNNNNNNNNNNNNNNNNNNNNNNNNNNNNNNNNNNNNNNNNNNNNNNNNNNNNNNNNNNNNNNNNNNNNNNNNNNNNNNNNNNNNNNNNNNNNNNNNNNAGAAAAATTAtctaaaaaatataaagaaatcACATTCTCCTTGGCCCACGACGGATTATTTTTACCATTCaatttttaagaaaaataaatataaataaataaaaataaaaataaaaataaaaataaaaataaaaaaatatatatatatattgtatttatatttatgtttatgtttatgtttatttttatgtttatgtttatgtttatgtttatatttatgtttatgtttatgtatttgtattttttttttttttttttttttttttttcatatcCTTATGATtttaatatctttatttGTTCTCTTTCgctatatatatttttttttaatatttatgattttataaaaatgaagaaaaccttatttttaataacatccttaagaaataaaaatataaacatgtaaatattatatataaatatatattaaggctttttttttttttttttttataagttATATGAGTTatctttaattttaaaaatctgtatacatatatatatatatatatatacaacaATATATGTAGACATTTAATGTTCATggtattattattatatttatttttacatgAGCATTAATTTaaagtaaaataaaaacaacaaaaaaaaaaaaaaaatatatatatatataaacatacacataaataatatatacacattattgtatatattaaaaaaggcatcatattattattcccttttccattttatttttaacaattaaaaaaaaaaaaaaaaaaaaagggaaATATGCAACgaaaaagtaataaaaattattgaaAAGAAATGGGTActtcaaatatatatatgcatatatgtatatatgtatatatgtatacatttttatatatgttatatattataatatataaaaaggggttgaaataattatatatcaaaatatatacatatatatatatatatatatatatatatatatatatacatattacatacattttatatttattgtatCTTTTCTTCGTCAAAAAAATAAGGGAGATCATTTAAAGATGAGACTTTTATAgacatattaaaattatcatttataatatcacataatattttttcacTTTCTAAAGTATATTTAGTTAAATTTAAAGATATATCAGATAATGATCTGGAGTTTCTAATTTGGTTAAcataattattcatatttacGCATCTATTATCTTTTGATGATATATCTGAGGTTTCATTTTCTTGTGAGTAATTATCTTCTTCAAGATTTTCATTGTTTGATAAaacttttcttttcttttgCGTATACGATGAACATACGTCATCATTTTCAAGACAACTAAAGGAATTCATATCATTGTCACTAGTATTATTAAGAGattctattttttttttcttatgattattattataaatattatcattattattattattattatcaatgGATAGATCTTTAGATCCATTgtcataattatatataaaattattcttctctaaattattatatatattagataTAAAATTAGTTTCGTTgtttatttctttttcaatatttaaTAAGTACTTCCCTCTCTTTTGTTCATCGTTTATAAAGTTATTTATCATATGGTCATTcatattcttattattatcattgacacttataatatttttgttcattttgTTATCTTTGAACATGCAAATATCAtcattaaaatatgtaGAGGAAATGCTTGCACTGTTATTTGAGTTACTATAAATATTTGGTTGctttttattattgtttaAACAATTTTCTTCATGAGGCGAAAAAACATCATTCTTAAGTTCATTCCTTGCACTATGGATATTATTCATACTAACCATGTTGTGGTTATTATTCATACTAACCATATTGTGGTTATTATTCATACTAACCATGTTGTGGTTATTATTCATACTAACCAGGTTGTGGATATTATTCATACTAACCATGTTGTGGTTATTATTCGTCCTTGGTGAGGtctttattatatccaGTGCACCCAAATTAtgtaaagaaaatatattattcttattatcttcattcttataaaatgtatttCTAAACGATTCACTATATTCTAGAGGTACAAATGGTTTCATTTTTTTCGTTCctatttttttctcttcaATTTTTGGTGACTGgtttaaatttttaaaatattctCTTCTCTCAATTATTTTCTGAACATGGTCAGGTATTATACCGTTAAAATCAGATTCCTCATTTATAGGAATTTCTTTAGCTGTTTCATTTAATAactttaatttttcatcacaacttaacatatttatatccataccacttttttttaaggagtcatatttaaaaaaaaaattgttaCTATTGTTGGTATCAAgtgaaatattattattagatgacacattattattcatGGACATATTATTAGCACCTATGgatatattatcattcttattacatatatttattcttttatcATTCAATCCTGTAGTATTAAATAAgtctttattatttaatgtcttatcatcattattatgatCAACTACACCacttatattattagtatgatcatttttaatatgataattaaaatttttgtttGTAACCTCCTTGTTTAAATCTCtcattatcattttgaACTCTTCATTTGTTTGTAtagtattattatcactttttattttttttaaaaatatatcatttgtTTTTGATAGAGTATCATATGTGTTAGAACAACTATTATTGTCTTCTATGaaatgatttatatttaaaacattAGAAGGtacatatgtatttataaaatttatatttttattcacACAACTTaaatttgtatatattttattaaacTTATCAAATTCTTCCTTgttttcataattattagAACTTAAATTAAAAACACCTTTTTTTGGAATTCTATCAAATAAATTGATGTCAACATTCTCTTTATTTTCTACTTCTCCTTTATTcgataatatatttgtagtatttacatttttattaataaagaaGCTACAAgtattttcatttattttatctgGTGTTATCAATTCAATGGgttcatttttatttttttcactAGAATCAATAACTACGTTAACCCCCTTAgaagtaaatatattatcattattttgataattattccaaaggttattattatcaccCTCTTGTTTAAGAGTATTATTAAAACgttcttcttcttcttctgccttattattattataattaatatttgGTATGTCTTCTACAGCTTGGTCCTTCTTAAATGTGGAATCACcatttgttatattatcatcattgttattattgttattattgttatcattgttattattgttatcattgttattattgttatcattgttattattgttattattgttatcATTCCTATCATTGTTATCATTCCTATCATTGTTATCATTCCTATCATTCCTATCATTCCTATCATTCTCATCATTCCTATCATTCTCATCACTGCTACCATTTTGTTGGTCATTTGgttcttttttattttcacttgtaaatatagatggaatgaaattattaaaatagCTAGTAAaagttttttttaaattttttggTTCTTTACTTTCACTAGTATTATTACTTATTAGCTGTTGTGTGTCTACTTTTTCTGATTTTATAACAtcatctatattatttacatttatttgTGAATTCATATGATCTTCTCCTCTACACATGGTATTATTTTCACTGGGGCTTTCCATGGTTGtaataatttctttatttatattatcattattatttgtattaataataatattagtattttgtttattataaacaatatcgttattattttcattcgtgttttgtatatatacacactgtgaattattattaacattatCTTCAACAActatattgttattattattattatgattagTGGTCATGGTGctttctttattttcaaaagatttatatgatacatttaaattattatcatcattattgGAAGAGCTATTA
This region of Plasmodium gaboni strain SY75 chromosome 12, whole genome shotgun sequence genomic DNA includes:
- a CDS encoding hypothetical protein (conserved Plasmodium protein, unknown function), which produces MIESSLTAKYILMSDKLRNNTLSDNKLKLKYNNVHKNEMIDYDVIENFCNILKDNKSFKGVLDISYNNLNEINLFNIMCSVYENKNIIGLNIKNNKISKMIFNKILLILEKNYLEYLNIQNTYINTQEIKNIIFTALNKNIISLKLPYLNIENFQFLIHNLKDNNSINKLYFFISYNNQGYKNCIVEDENVINNYEDYTNNVKDLFKELLTVIEKKTNIKCVKCDADCHDKELNEIISFINSTCEKHKNNLEKIHIINDNKMQINSFEKMKLLISDINGKGKHIEKFEREEKIVLDNDVITFLEKMLQ
- a CDS encoding hypothetical protein (conserved Plasmodium protein, unknown function), coding for MKEFQVKDIFSNCEISSDKKKGLHNIYNILKNDENRKNEKKIKEVFKYTDNILKQDFEKDILTIPIALLKENDKKIIFNNLRRLFKCFSIFVGQEEYIDSLADFLFYLYKYMRKADVKRTYKVLRKHVPFETKEEKEKNNAKKKKKNNNNNNNNNNNNNHDDVNVGDNNNYNDNRSDNNNLITSSNKVDNIKNKYTNIIENNNNNNNNNNNNHDDVNVGDNNNNNDNHSDNNNLITSSNKVDNIKNKYTNIIENNFFRNKFLFHFIFHSNILIYLEKLKKEDSKNLSSDEHYFFMNLKNNILNKKYILTLSNYIPYIVLSYPSFPLFLENLFNIFFFVRNNLMTFFIKNIYKKVVGFIYLKNTDINKRFTLKKYYNLLIYVYFLYKIKIVISIYLNHNQYIMLNDILYDNNIIELYIDILKDFKNTIYFIFNTIKDKNYINNAKGNHSLQFCLIILYLINIVYSNHNDVLNIFLSNSKFNKKISFLDKYKNIFSKYNNMYNILFKHTKSKTYDDIKMYAQLKNSMYNNKGLHVKKTNNKHKNYKNVIIIKEKGNNHNNIHNNNNNNDDVNSFFFMKKEKNCNYLKYIRNDLLQKQIQEKEQGGEYSLVYVLLFFYHLTTRFIKIYDYTCDLYNMVFFKKFLLYKIIKEKKHLNNKHINNIKKLSLQNKHTDINAFTNNVITDNHSKCFYNTHFFNLVKNNFFLYINIDKNILNVLFNNELQMFLNNKNLNYKNLYHMLIYNSNNKYNQFNIRLLLYKVIFKNIMKYILCLKYDNKDNNHNNNNNNNNHNNHNNHNNHNNHNNHNNDYYYKYEKNKNLKQTQINNIYDNTNKNDNVDKNYFNMHNIIYLFNKKNTNKFKSLHIKEYQINKNQINDIIMRHDKNTFIILKHLDFLDLHKDKSNFLFDKNIINLIMYQLTSETINILKHLYTCNSKTNKQTNNKDHVNPSIYYLTNNINLLIIILKSMLNLINSFIQIINMNNAGKKKCTLIYHKQKRECVLFSQEYHNEIKNENTTTKQILKEEIYLDYVDGFNKNCMKKKNFHIIKKIFKLYIHIIKTEYKNKSNTNYNDKKLYLDMNEIIELGKIIIFVFNFIIFYIINNIKDTNIIHVNMDAHVVKNLKKKRYKKIFCDIHNLYNLLKDKKYLTCSNELKKKLFKFYKHYHAVNQRVNSKMNDKNYFASFVQYNYLEKNKIKYLKISKKIFIHFKSLTPAIIWSSNIEENESNDDNHIIQKNNNFMIPIQDNQEDNIILSATSLLDILADDTNNNITENNNHKENDNMNEDEKKKKKKSDLKKKKNHTDLFYDVTSLLKCLKINLKKQSAQSVIKSIYYLLYSLVVLSKKVKMILKQKNIVEGCETNLSDVEESDQKDQNGQVHKKNNILDDNETVHKKDNISDDDKRVHKKDNISDDNILDDEESSDASLNSDDYSEEEEEEKKKRKSISSIYIEDMKNLEKRIVHIIYTFKVLKDIEMKDIDKLNISIEKYLYKIITIIIKEKKNLEILRMCLKCLECYHNIESKIIQDKKKNFVINYLFELIQIIYHIPKLKEYYSKYLNIFFKSSFVRYININEIFNGSYNFYFESILNRFISDVDLNDYINNNNNKKKINNMNLQQKEYITNKFINIIKETNKKIYVMKDENYLNYLNIIKNKDANNISTLTTFSLNELSHVIQNIYIHFNQILTDNYAYAFNKKVNLNLLLLLKKITNIFFIKQNNIQMYKNQFLKYLSEFLKFQTRLDEQLSTQKISININEFLKKLSLLIQTIKSMKISDHEKFKVNDIRQISNTSTTISLSEHIKSAKKKKRKNTKTGIHIKKKIKVAK
- a CDS encoding hypothetical protein (conserved Plasmodium protein, unknown function), which encodes MEGFDEMKMKQLQLLKEKMMKNAKAQKSEEMKKSVENISNVSNVLNISNESNILNTSNILNTSNISNSSNIRSVESKDLRFSLKSGKKIFFDASFQNKKLSVHSKNGRNIFQTSKTTSFVSKNKSNILKLTTEEDLFDTPLSFEEVMRRKNEKKKMELEKNNQTNLNENFINNKQGNISQNTYNNNNSQLFKIQYDNLNTSQEEQNGTTMNNNNDDSNNNDDNNNNDNINNDNINNDDSNNNDDNINNNDNINNNDNINNNDNINNNDDVNIHSNNNTHINSLLKNNSLVNGSLFQNNNSSNIDIMKNTNDINKNPFNNFFTQNISSNKEEACNVNKLNLTLPFDGSSKDEKIHSTKSVNNNNMDSNHNNNNNNNNNNQLLNNNIFFNKDSIFDNSSLRNNCIVSSDENYNNNHKENNINESHNIFKNDKNNMNSTNIFGTNIFMTSDKIISNKINNNNQLKNNDTISQNIFTSNQILDQVKNNTSKLFNDTTTEVYKTNVNNNNNNNNNIFNSASVNNKSMFMSGKNLFGIPIERTTNNIFSNKTESNIINTNNMNMNENNMNNNNMFNKTISSSTNIFGKPSMTNNVFNNTFASNLNNKNNNIFFNNGNNNMNSINNMNSINNMNSINNMNSINNMNSINNINSINNINNVISNNSINPLGTSNTPKNEGNKIIMSNNNHIENIVQFNSSSNNDDNNLNVSYKSFENKESTMTTNHNNNNNNIVVEDNVNNNSQCVYIQNTNENNNDIVYNKQNTNIIINTNNNDNINKEIITTMESPSENNTMCRGEDHMNSQINVNNIDDVIKSEKVDTQQLISNNTSESKEPKNLKKTFTSYFNNFIPSIFTSENKKEPNDQQNGSSDENDRNDENDRNDRNDRNDNNDRNDNNDRNDNNNNNNNNDNNNNNDNNNNNDNNNNNNNNDDNITNGDSTFKKDQAVEDIPNINYNNNKAEEEEERFNNTLKQEGDNNNLWNNYQNNDNIFTSKGVNVVIDSSEKNKNEPIELITPDKINENTCSFFINKNVNTTNILSNKGEVENKENVDINLFDRIPKKGVFNLSSNNYENKEEFDKFNKIYTNLSCVNKNINFINTYVPSNVLNINHFIEDNNSCSNTYDTLSKTNDIFLKKIKSDNNTIQTNEEFKMIMRDLNKEVTNKNFNYHIKNDHTNNISGVVDHNNDDKTLNNKDLFNTTGLNDKRINICNKNDNISIGANNMSMNNNVSSNNNISLDTNNSNNFFFKYDSLKKSGMDINMLSCDEKLKLLNETAKEIPINEESDFNGIIPDHVQKIIERREYFKNLNQSPKIEEKKIGTKKMKPFVPLEYSESFRNTFYKNEDNKNNIFSLHNLGALDIIKTSPRTNNNHNMVSMNNIHNLVSMNNNHNMVSMNNNHNMVSMNNNHNMVSMNNIHSARNELKNDVFSPHEENCLNNNKKQPNIYSNSNNSASISSTYFNDDICMFKDNKMNKNIISVNDNNKNMNDHMINNFINDEQKRGKYLLNIEKEINNETNFISNIYNNLEKNNFIYNYDNGSKDLSIDNNNNNNDNIYNNNHKKKKIESLNNTSDNDMNSFSCLENDDVCSSYTQKKRKVLSNNENLEEDNYSQENETSDISSKDNRCVNMNNYVNQIRNSRSLSDISLNLTKYTLESEKILCDIINDNFNMSIKVSSLNDLPYFFDEEKIQ